In one window of Laspinema palackyanum D2c DNA:
- the cas6 gene encoding CRISPR-associated endoribonuclease Cas6 produces MPHSLIINLVPTSPISPQFLSGRHLHALFLTLINSVNPELATFLHEQKSEKAFTLSPLQVSHSSHNAGHLLQWKHNKSIPKGMGCWWRVSLLDDALFNNLMQLWLNLNPEQPWHLGSANLQITRILGTPQVTQPWANFCTYGELYEQASDSQRKIEIVFCTPTAFRQGQYDSCLPTRECLFNSLLHRWNKYSQIPLAESLTEYIFPTYVNVHSEIISDKRSKFIGCVGEMGYSILGDASPEIIKDINVLADFALYSGAGRKTPMGMGMIRRLNMS; encoded by the coding sequence ATGCCTCATAGTCTTATCATCAACCTAGTTCCCACCTCCCCGATTTCTCCACAATTTCTCAGTGGTAGACATCTCCATGCACTGTTTCTAACCCTCATCAATTCCGTTAACCCAGAATTGGCGACCTTTTTACATGAACAGAAGAGTGAAAAAGCCTTTACTCTCAGTCCCCTGCAAGTCAGTCATTCCTCACATAATGCGGGCCATTTATTGCAATGGAAGCACAATAAATCCATTCCCAAGGGTATGGGTTGTTGGTGGCGGGTTTCTCTGTTAGATGATGCTTTATTTAACAATTTGATGCAGCTTTGGCTCAATCTAAATCCCGAACAACCTTGGCATTTGGGGTCAGCAAATTTGCAGATTACTCGAATTTTGGGGACGCCGCAGGTGACTCAGCCTTGGGCGAATTTTTGCACTTATGGGGAGTTATATGAACAGGCATCGGATAGTCAGCGAAAAATTGAGATAGTTTTCTGTACGCCGACGGCTTTTCGCCAGGGTCAATATGATTCTTGTTTGCCAACCCGAGAATGTTTGTTTAATAGTTTGCTGCACCGTTGGAATAAATATAGTCAGATTCCCCTCGCTGAGTCTTTGACAGAGTACATTTTTCCCACTTATGTGAATGTTCACTCGGAAATTATTAGCGATAAACGCAGTAAATTTATTGGCTGTGTGGGGGAAATGGGATATTCCATTTTAGGGGATGCTTCGCCGGAAATTATCAAGGATATTAACGTTTTAGCCGATTTTGCTCTTTACAGTGGTGCAGGACGGAAAACGCCGATGGGGATGGGGATGATTCGGCGGTTGAATATGTCTTGA
- the cas4 gene encoding CRISPR-associated protein Cas4, which yields MNNSDYITIAALNQYSYCPHRCWRMFCAGEFRDNHYTLDGTNLHERVHTLGEGNREEMWQVRAIWLKSEQYQLIGKADLIESVEGEVYPIEYKRGKKGEWDNDELQVCAQALCLEEMMGKTIERGYVYYAQTRRRQAVEITEELRQEAIATLEAISNLLQTGTMPPPIYTKRCRGCSLFHQCLPQAADKVKRYQEAS from the coding sequence ATGAACAATTCTGATTACATTACCATTGCTGCACTCAATCAATATTCTTATTGTCCTCATCGCTGCTGGCGGATGTTTTGTGCAGGCGAATTTCGGGACAATCACTACACCTTAGATGGAACAAATTTACATGAACGGGTGCATACCCTGGGTGAGGGAAATCGGGAAGAAATGTGGCAAGTTCGGGCGATTTGGTTGAAGTCGGAACAGTATCAATTGATTGGCAAGGCGGATTTAATTGAATCCGTGGAGGGGGAAGTTTATCCGATTGAATATAAGCGGGGGAAGAAAGGAGAATGGGATAATGATGAGTTACAAGTTTGTGCTCAAGCCTTATGTTTAGAGGAAATGATGGGGAAAACAATTGAGCGTGGGTATGTGTATTATGCCCAAACTCGGCGACGGCAAGCGGTGGAGATTACGGAGGAGTTGCGACAGGAGGCGATCGCCACTTTAGAAGCCATTTCTAACCTCCTCCAAACTGGAACTATGCCACCTCCTATCTATACCAAACGTTGTCGCGGTTGCAGTTTATTTCATCAATGTTTACCTCAAGCTGCGGACAAAGTTAAACGCTATCAAGAAGCGAGTTAA
- the cas1d gene encoding type I-D CRISPR-associated endonuclease Cas1d has product MGTVYITQDDCFIGKTDERLNIRANKQKLLDVPLINIEGVVIMGRATVSPAVVTELLNRHIPLSFLTTTGRYLGRLEPELTKNIFVRKAQWQAAGETEKSLHLVRGFIRGKLKNYRTALLRKQRERTDGNFQTATDRLKQILSSLTSTATIDSLRGLEGAGSAAYFQCFDALIRSEGFRFEARRRRPPTDPVNALLSLGYSLLSHDIQSAVNIVGFDPYLGYLHVERYGRPSLALDLMEEFRPIVVDAMVLNAINNRIITPADFTTEPISNAVSLTPEALRTFLRLYEQKKQSNFTHPVMGKKCTYQESFEIQGRLMAKYLMEEIEQYPPLVLK; this is encoded by the coding sequence GTGGGTACAGTTTATATCACTCAAGATGACTGCTTTATTGGCAAAACCGATGAACGATTAAACATTCGGGCTAACAAGCAAAAATTGCTGGATGTGCCGTTAATTAATATCGAAGGAGTGGTAATTATGGGACGGGCGACTGTTTCCCCCGCAGTGGTGACGGAACTGCTCAATCGCCATATTCCTTTGAGTTTTTTAACCACAACCGGACGATATTTAGGCCGATTAGAACCGGAACTGACTAAGAATATTTTTGTCCGTAAAGCCCAATGGCAAGCAGCGGGAGAAACCGAGAAATCCCTGCATTTAGTGCGGGGATTTATTCGGGGAAAACTCAAGAACTATCGAACTGCATTGTTACGCAAACAGCGAGAACGAACCGATGGGAACTTCCAAACGGCAACGGATCGCCTGAAACAAATCCTGTCCTCCCTGACATCAACAGCCACGATTGATTCCTTGCGCGGATTAGAAGGGGCGGGAAGTGCTGCCTATTTCCAATGTTTTGATGCCTTAATTCGTAGCGAAGGGTTCAGATTTGAAGCGCGTCGCCGTCGTCCTCCCACGGACCCGGTGAATGCCCTGCTCAGTTTAGGCTATTCTTTACTCAGCCATGATATCCAGAGTGCAGTGAATATTGTAGGATTTGACCCCTATCTCGGATATCTGCACGTTGAACGCTATGGACGCCCTTCCTTAGCCCTGGATTTGATGGAAGAATTTCGCCCGATTGTTGTCGATGCGATGGTGTTGAATGCGATTAATAATCGCATCATCACTCCGGCAGATTTCACCACTGAACCGATTAGCAATGCCGTTTCTTTGACCCCCGAAGCGTTGCGGACTTTTCTGCGACTCTATGAACAGAAAAAACAGTCGAATTTCACCCATCCGGTGATGGGGAAAAAATGTACCTATCAGGAATCCTTTGAAATTCAAGGACGACTGATGGCGAAGTATTTGATGGAAGAAATCGAACAATATCCGCCCTTGGTGTTGAAATAG